In Diabrotica undecimpunctata isolate CICGRU chromosome 9, icDiaUnde3, whole genome shotgun sequence, the DNA window GGTGGGTAGATGTTTAGTCGATGTGAGGTGAAGAGATGTGTAAGGGACCATTGGTCCTTGTTTGGAGAGAGGGGAGCAGCTGAAGGCCTGCAATATGAGCGCGAAACCACTTTATAGCTATTGTAATATTCTATATTATCAACTTGTATAAATATACTTTTCTGTCCAATATATTGGATAATATTTACACAAATTGAACATTTATCTCACAAATAAGCCTCACAGTACACATATCTATTTAAATATTGTCATTTTCCATCTCTTTTGACATGGTAGACTACATATTGATCTCGAAATTATTATAAATCCACTTGAGACTTACTGTGAGATTACGTATATGTATttctttcaataaaaaaaatcaccTTGAATATCGGGAAGGTCCTCTTCTTCCACCACCACCTCCTCGTCTAGAACGTCCATTTGACATCTCTACTCTTACTCTGGTGCCACAACAACGCCTGGTAAAATATAGACATATAAGCATAAAAtgacttacaaaaagtcaaaaataatattgtataaATGATAACTAACACATAAAACTGTTTAGAATTTTGTTCCCGAAAATCCTACAACACTAATAAATcgacatttgtttaaattttacgaAATTTTACCTAAATTTTCATATTCTTTGGAATTATTTATCGATTTTTTGTGATATACACGTACCTTGTTCAATTAAAGTATTGTTTAGTAACTGAAGAGAAGAGTTGACTTACGTTCCATCCAAACCTCGAACCGCATCTTCCGCGTCTCTAGTATCTTCGAACTCCACAAATGCAAATCCCGGAGGACTTCGTGCTACCCAAACATTTCTCAACGGTCCATATTTGCCAAATGCGGCTTCGATTTCGTGTTTGCTAGCCGACGAACCAAGATTGCCTACATAAACTTTACAAGAAAGTTCCCATTCTCTATGTCTGGACATGTTTGACCTAAAACGAAAGCGGTCGAGATGTAATGTTTTCATACCTATATTAGTCAAAATACGATGTTAAAAAGACGTAAAGATAGCAGAAACTCACCTGTTTCGGGATATTTTGGTAAAAGTAAAACTATAAAGCTTAACGCCGAATAAAATACAAAGCTAAACACGcgacaaaaattgtaaaatgacAAAATGGTCGATAATGTCGATATGACGCATCATGTCAAAATTGTCAAACATTTGAATCCCCACCTTAAAAacttgataaataaaaaaaattattaaaaaaatattaaacaagcaaaaaaacagtttttaacaATGTTTCTTACGTTAAACATATAGAAATcatgaatattttttaattatacctttttaaaaaatatatacactgaTTTTAAATGAATTAAGGCACATcttatacattttaataataaaatttagttgtatttagaaaaattataaaaatattataacctGATatctaattttataattttacagattttaaaccttaataaaaaatatatagtgtTAGTATTAAACGTCATCAAATTATGTCTACTACTACTTATGCAACCCACAACTAGTGtcaaaatttgaatatttttcagAACTATAATTTAACTTTTcaattgaaaaacattttttagTTATAGAATATGACGTGGAGTAGgaacaaaactaataaataattgcGATTTCAAGATTATTGTGTACTATATTCCACGTTTATTTAACTTATATGCTTTTTAGCAACTTTAGAGTGACTTTTCTGGGGATATTTGttgaattattttatatatactaGAGGTGaaaaaacagaacaaaaagaATAGGAAAAGCATACAAGTagaataaatgaaaacataaatttaaattacagCAGCAGTTTGGATTTGAAAATTCTAAGAAATTACTGAGAAAATTAAGTTATCGATTAGAATTTATACACCCTTAGGAAAAATATACTAATagttaaagaaatatttaattcACCATTACAAAATCCTCCCAGAAGTGTTTTTAAACATCGATGGTTAATTAACAGATTCTTGCTATGCAAAGAGACCTTGGACAAATTTCATCTTgacacaaattttaaaatttaaataaaagtaatatgaCGAATAGACATCTATCCGTATCCATCTAAATTCCTATTTTATCTATAATGTTTTATTTATCGTGTAAATCGTATTTGAAAaatatctataatttatattttacttttgacATTACATTTGGTCTGAAGCTAGAAACATAACCTGCTCATGGGCGGAGGcatgtgaaaaatattttatttaatccCATTTTTTAGTAAACATTATACTGTATAACGACCGTAAATTAGTTTACTCATAATCTGATTATTTATTAAGCTAATATGTTCTTTGACTTCATTTTTGATTAAGAATTTACTCgtaaaatattatttgtatataCTATAGGACTCCTAGTAATTATGACCAGTAGGTATGTAGAATGGGATTGCGCATTcactaaaatttacaaaataccaaaatttcaaaaattcactttacaacaatttttgcattttgaaaatatttaatattatttttttccagaCTGTATTAATCCGcatttgaaattatatattattagtttatgGAAGTACATAGATATGCAAATAATTAGCACGTACATGTATCTAAATATACAAATGGAAAAGGAGAAACTTTCCCATCAGAGAAAATTGAAAAACGCCAATTCATGCAAAAATCTGTATTTATGGACTATTATTTATTAGTTGTAGAAgggaataaaataatattaaacataatttttacTACTAGTTATGCAATCAACAATATAATCCTGAACCATTTATAATATATCACTTTTGCTTACCTTATAAGATTTTTAACAACTTTAGTAGTGCTCCGTCTAGGAATATTTGTTCTTTTAGTGAATTAAACCAACTTTTATGTAATTTATGTATTTAACAAAAAGTATCACAGCgttttatatacaaataaaaaatatctactTCTAACCattaaaaaattaagattttctCCAATTGCAGTGCCAGAATTTGGTATGGtattttattattggaattttctTTGATTATTTAGGCACTTGTAGGGCACACATTCATCATATTGGGGTAGCAAAAAGTTAGATGTTACCTTTTATCTTGGAACCTACTACCATACCAACACTTAAAGCGACCACCAGCTCTATCTATGGCTTCATAAATGTTTAGAGCTTCGCCGTTCGGAATGCCGTATCCTTTACTCAAACCGTGTGGGTTTGACGGCGTTACGCAATCTTGTTTGGACTCTTTTCGCAACACTTTGTCTACCTCAACGGAAGAGAAAAACGCAACCGATTGAGGTAAGTCGTGTACTCCGAGTTGGTAGGCACAAAAAGCTCTGGTTAGAAGATTAGTAGTATGCAGAGCCAGCGCAGCTTGGTATCTATTTTCTTCCGGAACCAAATAGCGCACCTCGTCgtgaaaacttaaacaaaatctTATGTTGTCTCCCATTATCCACCTCATGCATACCAACATGAGGTGCAAAAAATCGGCCGCTCCGCTTTGGACGACCCAGTTCACACGTGTCGGTAGATATTGATCTTCCGATTTGGTTTTCGGTTCCAACGCTCTGCTCAATCGACCGTGCAAAAATGGAGTCTCTGGTCGATCGCTATTAGCGATTTCTTCCAGTCTGTTGAACATGGCCGATTCCGTACCTCCAGTCCATTTGGATTTAAGAAACATTGCATCTACGGTCTTTCCACAAGCTTTAGCGATTTCGAACGCTTGCCACTTCGTGTAAGGCTTATCCACAAATTCCAAAACGTGTTCTTTCCTCAAATAATAAATCTTCTTCCCTTTGGTCAACGCAAACATCTTCTGCGCTTTACTTCTAGCTTCAGCTTCGGACATGGTAGGGTTAAACTGCTTCAGCAACCGTTCCGCGAAGCTCTGTCCCGCACCGTATATCCTAGCGTAGTTTATAACTTTAGCATGATCCCTGCTGATGCCCACAGCTTTGGCGGTCACGCTGTGCATGTCGGTACCGGACGATTTGCTGCCGCTCAGAGTCATCCAACCAAACGGCGTCGCTCCGTGCGTCTTGGCGTAATTAGCATCCCCTATAATAGACGCTATCCACAGTTCTTGCGAATCCACATCGGCTCCCACGATGTTATAACCGGGAGGAGCTTGGACCATAGCTCGCAGTTCAGACCCGATTCGGTCGGACTGAGCGTTCGAAGCGGTCATCCATGTCGGTTCTACCGCTCTTCGCGTCAACGTTCCGCTTACCACCACTTGGGGCAGGATAGTTCCGAAAGTATAacctaaaaaataaacatttgtcTTTTACTTAACCTATCATAACCTAAAAATTTAGTTGTATCGTTAGAATTGATGCAAATACATCggtagaaataaaaattttaaacgttaaaaggagtgagacagggttgcgaaTTTCTCAGTACTTTTTAATACAGCTACGAATTTCTGACATATAAATAGacaacatataatacaaatagactaacTGTTGCAATGCAATCGCGTTTCCCCAGTACGACAGAAAAAAACTGAAGCAAAGCAGTCCCTTCACCTGCATCTCGTTATAATTTGCCacatttatcgaccacgtgacctaaatgaccaacgagaaggtcacgtggtcgataaatccGACCCATTAGAAATATATGGCAACAAAAGGCATAAAAAGCGACGAAATTGCGCAATAAGCAAAGAAAAATGTATAattagataaaaaatattataaatggtAGACAAGCGATGTAAAAGCATTTAAAAAGCAAACAAAATCATGATAAGCTACGAAAATGATAAAAAGCGatcaaaattatcaaaattttggaAATAGTATTTCAAAAAATCGATCaagaagaaccaaaatgacaaaacagttataaaaacacaaaaaagtcaGTAGTGAAAAAGACGATGGATGCGTATAAAAGCGTCGTATAATAGACAAAATAGTGTAAAAATCGACGAAAATGCTTATAAAAAGCTTAAAAGTATAGAAATGACATTGAAAAGTGTACGAAGTGACTAAATAGTATCAAAATTTTGATTTGAATTGACCAAAACTAGCATAAGATATCAAAAcagcttaaaattaaaaatagcgaCGTAAAATCTgtgaaaaagtaacaaaaaagcGTAATAAAATACGAAAATGGTAAAAAATTACTGAAAGCTCCAGAAGCTTAGAAAAAAGACTTAAAAGCTGCATAGAAGTGCCCTAGATACGAAAATGTGTTAAAAGTGACAAAAAACTGTGAATAGCGAAAAAAAGCGTTGTGTGTGTATAACAAGCATTGTACAAGTTGAAAAAAAGGGACAAAAAGCCGCGATTAGCGTGAAAATAGATCAAAAATCGTCAAAAAGCCTAGAAGAAGCgtagaaaaagactttaaaatatAGAAACGGCATTTAAAATCGTCCGAAGTGACTAAATAGTATTAACAACGACGTAAACAAGATAAGACATGCAAAGGGCgatgtaaaaatattgaaaaaataataaaaatctgtacTAAGGTACGAAAATTTTGGTAAAGAGCGACAAAAGCACTAGAACTTTACAAAAAGTGCTTGAAAAGACGAAATGTGTCAAATGCGACATACTGAAAACTGGCACCAAGTGTATAGAAAAGCGTCGCAAAAGAGACAAAACACCGTAATCAATGCCCAAATAGTGTAAAAAATAACGAAAGGTATAGAACAAGCGTTGAAAGAATACAAAGAACAACGAAAAGCATCTAAAGTAACTAAATAGTATCAACAACGATGTAAAACATGGTAAACCGTATAAACAGCGATGTAAAAGCGTTGAAAAAGAGACAAAGTAACTTGGTCAGCGCCAAATAGTGTAAAATTCGACGAAAAACTTATTAGAAGCATAGAAAAAGCGTTAAAAGTAGAGAAAAGGCACTGAAAAGAGTGCAAAAATACTAAATAGTATTAACAACGAAGTAAACAGTGTAAGACATACAGAGAGCGATGTAAAAgcattaaaaatttaacaaaaccgTATACTAAGTTACGAAACTTTGGTAAAAAGCGATCAAAAGCACCAAAACATTATAAAAAGCGACCAAAAAACGCCTAAAGAGACAAAAAGTATCAAAAACGACGAAAAAGCGTCAATAGCGAAAAAAGCTTTCAGTGAGTAGAAAAAAGCATTTTAAAAGCTTTACAAATGAGACAAAATACCTTAGTCAGCGCCAAATAGTATAAAAATCGACGAAAAGCTTAAGAGAGTCATAGAAACAGCGTTGAAAGTAGAGAAAAGACACTGAAAAGCGTTCCAAGTGACTAAATAGTATCAACAACGACGTAAATAAGAGTAAAACGTATAAAGAGCGATATAAAAGCgttggaaataaaacaaaatactttaAAACTGCGACAAATAGTGTAAACAATGACTAAAAATTGTGAAGAAGTTTGTAAGAATCATAAAAAAGCGTTGAAAGCAGATAAATGGCATTGAAAAGCATCCAAAGTGACTAAATAGTATCAACAAAAACGTAAAACGTATAAATAGCGATGTAAAAGcggttaaaaataaacaaaatactttagTCAACGCCAAATAGtgtaaaaaattactaaaaattgaCGAAACGCTTGGAAGAAGTATAGGAAAATATTGAAAGTAAAAATAAGGCATTGAAAGGTGTAGACAGTGACTAAATAGAATTAAAATCGACGTAAAATTGGGCGAGACAAATAAAGAGCGACGTAAAAGCGTCGAAAAAGAAACCGTAATCAGAGACAAAATAGTCTAAACATTGTTCAATAGCTTAGAATAGGCATtgaaaaactgttgaaagtatAGAAAATGCATTAAAAAATGCTAATAGTGACTAAATAGTATCAAAAACGACGTAAATCAGAGTAAAACCTATAAAGAGCAATGTAAAGGGGTTGAAAAAGGGAAAAATACTTTAAATCGGctcaaatattgtaaaaaaattactaaaaattgaCGCAAAGCTTGGAAGAAGTATAGAAAGTGTTTAAAATAGAAAAACGGCATTGAATAGCATCCAAAGTGACTAAATACTATCAACAACGACGCAAAATGAATAAATAGCGATGTGaaagcagttaaaaatagacaaaataCTTAAGTCAATCCCAAATagtgtaaaaaaattactaaaaattgaCAAAAGGATTGGAAGAAGTATAGAAaaacattaaaaagtaaaaataggGCATTGAAAAGCGTAGAAAGTGACTAAATAGAATTAAAACGACTAAAACTGGGAGAGTAATGAAACATACAAAGAGCGACGTAAAAGTGTCGAAAAAGAGGCAGAAGACCTTAATCAGCCACAAAATATTGTAAAGATTGTCCAAACGTTTAAAATAAGCATAGAAAAACtgttaaaagtataaaaaaaaaaggCATTAAAAAGCGTCCACAGTGACTAAATAGTATCAACAACGACGTAAACAGAATAAACAGCGATATACAAGCATGATTACCAACTTACCAAACATGGTAAAAAGCGTCTAGAGGCACCAGAACTTTATAAAAAGCGACTAAAAAGCGCACAAAAAGCTTTATAAAATCGTTAAAAAAGTGAACAAAATCGCGTTGGCTTTAAAATTTGGTCCTTCAAACTGGATATAAATAGTCTAGTCAAAGGTTCTAGAGGTAACAGCAGGTACCTGTTTAAGAGTAAACAGGCTGACGTTACGAAATAATTTGGAGAAATCGAAAATCAGAACCGGTTCAGagaaaatatacaaataataaacgAATTTAGATTTGGTTAGCCGAGATAATCAATTGATGCTTGTACGGTTTTAGGTCGGAAAAACTtgtaataaattgtaataaatgaaTCTTATTAGTGAaagaatatatataaattaaataaataaagactaAATAAAATAATTGGTAGATAACTCACCTTTAGCACGCAGGTATTTCGGCAAATTTTCCTCCGCCAACCAAACCACCATCTGGTCCAGTATCCTGTTCCTGTTGTTTCGCCAATACGACAGCTTCTTCGCTATTTCGAGCACTTGTTCTGCACTTTCGGTGTCACCCACTAGAACGTTTTCGGAAAATTTGTTTAGAAAGTCTTTGGCGAGCGGATTTCCGACGTTATAAGAGGGGCCGTCTTTGTGTGGTAGCTTGAAGAACCAGCAGCAATCTTCCACTTCGGTGCTGCACCATATGCCGGTGCCTTTGTATACGCCTTCGGTTTTGTCTTTCTTTAGCCTGCTGTAGTATTCTTTTTTCGATAGATTGTCCTGGACTTGTTGGCACAAGTTCGCCATTGCTAAAGCGGCGTTATCGCCGTCTTTGCTTATTAATAACGGACATTTCTCTAATAATTGCTTCAGAGGAAGTTTTCTGGTGATATCTGTATTGTCTGTGAAGGGTATTAGGAAACCCCAGCCTTGTCTCTCAAATAGTGTAACGGGTAGCCCTCCCAAGTTAGACACAAAAGTTTCGGTGTGATTTGCATCGACGTACTTATCAAATTCGGTCCGGGAACCCAATGAGACGACGAATCAGGCTTTTTGCACAATTTCCGGTACCAACTCGGATACCCCAGCAAAACGCTTTTAACTGCCGGCAAATTCTCCTTTGTGGTCCACAACTTTTGAAACTTAGCCTCCAGAGGATCTTCCTCTTCATCGTCAATGACTTTATGTCTTTTCACTTTTACCGGCTGTGATTGCTCCACATCCTTTTTCCTTGGCGGTTTAGAAGCTTTCATCTTGATCTCTTTGATGCTCCAATCTTGATCCCACAGCCATAAATCTTCCTTATACTTTCGTTATGTAACAACTGACAGGCTTGATTCGCTCTGTTAGCTAGCAAAATTTTGCCTTCGTTTTCGAGGTCTTCGTAGGCTTGTTCGGAGTCTTCGATATATCTTGACCAGTTCGAGTTTACTGGAAGATATGCGATACTCAGCTCCAGcatacctaaaaataaaatcagtaaAAAAGTATCAATAGAGAAAAAATTCCCCAAAGCGTAGTAAAAGGTAAAGAAGATTAAAAAGTGACGAAAAATAGTAGAAAGCAAATAAAAGCGTAGAAGAAGCGTTAAAAATAGTCCGAATTGACCACAAATAGCCAAAAGAGATTAAATGGGCTAAAAACGTAGAAAAATCGCTGAAAACTGACGAAAAGCACGGAAAAAAGTACGAAAACCGTTGTAAGGCTATTTAAAAGGCGACAAAGTACCGTAAAAAACGACGAAATAGTGTAAATCTCAACCAAAACCCGTCAAAATCTTAGAAAAACCATTAAACCTATATAAAAAAGCTTTGAAAAGAAACCAAAGTGACTAAATAGTACCAAAACGAAGAAAAGCACAGTAGAATCCAACTTAGAGCTTGGTAAGTGTTGTAGAAGGATTGAAAAAGCAGCCAAAAAGCTTTGAAAAGCATCCAAAGTGGCTAAATAGAATCAAAAACGACAAAAAGCACAGCAGAAAGCGACATAAaagcacaaaaaaaaaacaagaaaagtgATGAAAAAGGCTC includes these proteins:
- the LOC140449355 gene encoding RNA-binding protein 1-like; the protein is MSRHREWELSCKVYVGNLGSSASKHEIEAAFGKYGPLRNVWVARSPPGFAFVEFEDTRDAEDAVRGLDGTRCCGTRVRVEMSNGRSRRGGGGGRRGPSRYSRSRSPRRSRSPRSRSRSRDSRGRSDSRDRR
- the PolG1 gene encoding LOW QUALITY PROTEIN: DNA polymerase subunit gamma-1, mitochondrial (The sequence of the model RefSeq protein was modified relative to this genomic sequence to represent the inferred CDS: inserted 2 bases in 2 codons): MLSLNNHRHYLSPKRFPTVIQKLTYREFLPSSKKKIFMPNPQKPKFVIQDLPKSKPHSEKVYGPRINKLNIQMLSKTIYDQVFIEGFKDASDPQIIKKCQQDLVSREMTTNAEDFQKDVDYKIPPLEGKNIADHFKIIGEDQAKPYRDLTLLLLEYCPLPPDSWLMQPGWTRYVPECEPQAVAFPLEEAFVFDVEVCMMAGKAPTLATAVSNKAWYGWVNPCVLDGITRPVTSHQYSINSLLPLESESQETGLKLSEHQMKPKVVIGHNVSFDRARIKEQYWVSKTGTRFIDTMSLHICVGGLTSYQRTVMKSQKFHDEDESWKNTSSLNNLVDVYKLYCGKNLKKDSRDIFVDGTMKDVRDNFQTVMEYCSKDVMATYEILKHLFPMFLERFPHPVTLAGMLELSIAYLPVNSNWSRYIEDSEQAYEDLENEGKILLANRANQACQLLHNEXYKEDLWLWDQDWSIKEIKMKASKPPRKKDVEQSQPVKVKRHKVIDDEEEDPLEAKFQKLWTTKENLPAVKSVLLGYPSWYRKLCKKPDSSSHWVPGPNLISTSMQITPKLLCLTWEGYPLHYLRXQGWGFLIPFTDNTDITRKLPLKQLLEKCPLLISKDGDNAALAMANLCQQVQDNLSKKEYYSRLKKDKTEGVYKGTGIWCSTEVEDCCWFFKLPHKDGPSYNVGNPLAKDFLNKFSENVLVGDTESAEQVLEIAKKLSYWRNNRNRILDQMVVWLAEENLPKYLRAKGYTFGTILPQVVVSGTLTRRAVEPTWMTASNAQSDRIGSELRAMVQAPPGYNIVGADVDSQELWIASIIGDANYAKTHGATPFGWMTLSGSKSSGTDMHSVTAKAVGISRDHAKVINYARIYGAGQSFAERLLKQFNPTMSEAEARSKAQKMFALTKGKKIYYLRKEHVLEFVDKPYTKWQAFEIAKACGKTVDAMFLKSKWTGGTESAMFNRLEEIANSDRPETPFLHGRLSRALEPKTKSEDQYLPTRVNWVVQSGAADFLHLMLVCMRWIMGDNIRFCLSFHDEVRYLVPEENRYQAALALHTTNLLTRAFCAYQLGVHDLPQSVAFFSSVEVDKVLRKESKQDCVTPSNPHGLSKGYGIPNGEALNIYEAIDRAGGRFKCWYGSRFQDKR